A section of the Citrus sinensis cultivar Valencia sweet orange chromosome 8, DVS_A1.0, whole genome shotgun sequence genome encodes:
- the LOC102627396 gene encoding protein LEAD-SENSITIVE 1-like isoform X2, giving the protein MDGLKETKMGDQTCRAICREMLKPGDHICTERWNGLYYHHGIYVGDDLVIHVNGPRKRSAYSSTKMKSSSSASSLYHDTCQNNGCQKGFNCGTIKTCLDCFLDGHSLYVYDYECSIVRRYVKQNGGCIKSPEEVIELATSKLQRKDFCAGYNLL; this is encoded by the exons ATGGATGGTTTAAAAGAGACAAAAATGGGAGACCAAACATGCAGGGCCATTTGTAGGGAAATGCTCAAACCTGGTGATCACATTTGCACTGAAAGGTGGAATGGTCTCTACTATCATCATG GAATATATGTGGGCGATGACTTGGTAATTCATGTCAATGGACCCAGGAAAAGAAGTGCATATTCATCAACGAAAATGAAATCTAGCTCGTCTGCATCAAGTTTATACCATGATACATGCCAAAACAACGGGTGCCAGAAAGGGTTTAATTGTGGAACCATCAAAACGTGTCTTGATTGCTTCTTGGATGGCCACTCATTGTATGTCTATGATTATGAGTGTAGCATTGTACGTCGGTATGTCAAACAGAATGGTGGTTGTATAAAGTCACCGGAGGAAGTTATCGAACTTGCCACTAGCAAACTACAAAGGAAAGATTTTTGTGCTGGCTACAATCTACTG TGA
- the LOC102627396 gene encoding protein LEAD-SENSITIVE 1-like isoform X1, whose product MDGLKETKMGDQTCRAICREMLKPGDHICTERWNGLYYHHGIYVGDDLVIHVNGPRKRSAYSSTKMKSSSSASSLYHDTCQNNGCQKGFNCGTIKTCLDCFLDGHSLYVYDYECSIVRRYVKQNGGCIKSPEEVIELATSKLQRKDFCAGYNLLVSNCEHFATLCKTGLAFSMQSIILTAKTVAFLTK is encoded by the exons ATGGATGGTTTAAAAGAGACAAAAATGGGAGACCAAACATGCAGGGCCATTTGTAGGGAAATGCTCAAACCTGGTGATCACATTTGCACTGAAAGGTGGAATGGTCTCTACTATCATCATG GAATATATGTGGGCGATGACTTGGTAATTCATGTCAATGGACCCAGGAAAAGAAGTGCATATTCATCAACGAAAATGAAATCTAGCTCGTCTGCATCAAGTTTATACCATGATACATGCCAAAACAACGGGTGCCAGAAAGGGTTTAATTGTGGAACCATCAAAACGTGTCTTGATTGCTTCTTGGATGGCCACTCATTGTATGTCTATGATTATGAGTGTAGCATTGTACGTCGGTATGTCAAACAGAATGGTGGTTGTATAAAGTCACCGGAGGAAGTTATCGAACTTGCCACTAGCAAACTACAAAGGAAAGATTTTTGTGCTGGCTACAATCTACTGGTAAGCAACTGTGAGCATTTTGCTACCTTGTGTAAAACAGGCTTGGCCTTTAGCATgcaatcaataatattaacgGCTAAGACTGTTGCTTTCCTTACAAAATAG